The nucleotide window GCTGGGCTTTTGAAATTTATATTTATGCTTATTACGGGAAGCATAATTCCATCGTTTTCCATTTGTTTGTAAGTGACCCCAAATTTTCGTAGCCACTCTGTTCTACCAACCTCAAAATACTGTGCATAATTCCCATGGTAGACTACCCCCATTTGATCTGTTTCCCCATATCTGACGCGGAATTCAGTTTGATCAAATTCATATGGATTCTCCATTGGTTTTAGGATTTTTTTTGTAACTTCAAAGACAGTTAAACATGGGAAAATATTTCTGAAAATTCAACACTGATTGATTTTTTTTTTAAGAAATTTGT belongs to Aegicerativicinus sediminis and includes:
- a CDS encoding acyl-CoA thioesterase, translated to MENPYEFDQTEFRVRYGETDQMGVVYHGNYAQYFEVGRTEWLRKFGVTYKQMENDGIMLPVISININFKSPARYDDLVKVKTQLSEKPTAKISFNYELFNEKNDLLATGSTTLVFMDKEKNRPIRCPEDLLKKLTQ